A window from Lepus europaeus isolate LE1 chromosome 20, mLepTim1.pri, whole genome shotgun sequence encodes these proteins:
- the LOC133749144 gene encoding tyrosine-protein kinase JAK3-like, with protein MAPPSEETPLIPPRSCSLSSAEAGALHVLLPHPGPGRPPRLSFSFGDHSAEALCVRAAKASGVLPVYHSLFALATEDLSCWFPPSHVFSVEDGATQVLVYRLRFYFPEWFGLDKCHRFGLHKELASSILDLPVLEHLFAQRRSDLVSGRLPVGLSFREQGECLSLAVLDLARMAREQERRPAELLKAVSYKACLPPRLRDLIQGLNFVTRGRIRRTVRRALRRVAACQADRHALMVKYIMDLERLDPAGTAETFRVGLPGAGGADTQGLLQVAGGSGVAWSPGGDEALQPFCDFPEIVDIGITQAPRAGPAREHRVVTVTRTDTQILEAEFPGLPQALSFVALVDGYFRLTTDSGHYFCKEVAPPRLLEEAAEQCHGPITLDFAVHKLKAQGSLPGSYVLRRSPQDFDSFLLTVCVQTPLGPDYKGCLVRRDPTGAFSLAGLGRPHSSLGELLAACRSGGLRVDGATLTLGSCCTPRPREKSNLIVVRRGCGPATPADPPQGLLHPLSQLTFHKVPADSLEWHENLGRGSFTSIFRGSRREVVDGAARRSEVLLKVVDARHRHCLESFLEAASLMSQVSFPHLVLLHGVCMAGDSTMVQEFVPLGAVDTYLRRHGHRVPASWKLQVAKQLAYALNYLEDRGLTHGNVSARKVLLAREGADGSPPFIKLNDPGVSPTVLSREMLADRIPWVAPECLQDPQALGLEADKWGFGATIWEVFSGAPMPVSALEPAEKLDFYEQRGCLPAPPWAELALLIEQCMDYAPGRRPSFRAIIRDLNSLSTSDYELLSDPAPGAPGPRTGLWGGTQLHACQDPTVFEERHLKFISQLGKGHFGSVELCRYDPLGDDTGALVAVKRLQHSGPDQERSFAREIQILKALHSDFIVKYRGVSYGPGRQSLRLVMEYLPRGCLRDFLQRHRARLGAGRLLLYASQICKGMEYLGSRRCVHRDLAARNILVESETHVKIADFGLAKLLPLDKDYYVVREPGQSPIFWFAPESLADNVFSRQSDVWSFGVVLYELFTYSDKSCSPSAEFLRMMGGERDAPGLCRLLELLAEGQRLPAPPACPAEVQEIMQLCWAASPQDRPPFSALGPRLDALWSGSPG; from the exons ATGGCGCCCCCCAGTGAGGAGACGCCGCTGATCCCCCCGCGCTCCTGCAGCCTGTCCTCGGCGGAGGCGGGCGCCCTGCACGTGCTGCTCCCGCACCCGGGCCCCGGGCGCCCCCCGCGCCTGTCCTTTTCCTTTGGCGACCACTCGGCCGAGGCTTTGTGTGTGCGGGCCGCCAAGGCCAGCG GCGTGCTGCCCGTGTACCACTCGCTGTTCGCCCTGGCCACGGAGGACCTGTCCTGCTGGTTCCCGCCCAGCCACGTCTTCTCCGTGGAGGACGGGGCCACCCAGGTCCTGGTCTACAGGCTCCG CTTCTACTTCCCCGAGTGGTTCGGGCTGGACAAATGCCACCGCTTCGGGCTCCACAAAGAGCTGGCCAGCTCCATCCTGGACCTCCCGGTGCTGGAGCACCTGTTTGcccag CGCCGCAGTGACCTGGTCAGCGGGCGCCTCCCCGTGGGCCTGAGCTTCCGGGAGCAGGGCGAGTGCCTCAGCCTGGCCGTGCTGGACCTGGCGCGGATGGCCCGCGAGCAGGAGCGGCGGCCTGCGGAGCTGCTCAAGGCGGTCAG CTACAAGGCCTGCCTGCCTCCGCGCCTGCGCGACCTCATCCAGGGCCTGAACTTCGTGACCCGTGGCCGCATCCGCCGGACCGTGCGCCGCGCCCTGCGCCGCGTGGCCGCGTGCCAGGCCGACCGGCACGCGCTCATGGTCAAGTACATCATGGACCTGGAGCGGCTGGACCCGGCCGGGACAGCCGAGACCTTCCGCGTGGGCCTCCCGGGGGCCGGCGGCGCAGACACGCAGGGACTGCTGCAGGTGGCCGGCGGCAGCGGCGTGGCCTGGAGCCCGGGCGGAGACGAG GCCTTGCAGCCCTTCTGTGACTTCCCCGAGATCGTGGACATCGGCATCACCCAGGCGCCGCGCGCGGGCCCGGCCCGGGAGCACCGCGTGGTCACCGTGACCAGGACGGACACGCAGATCCTG GAGGCCGAGTTCCCGGGGCTGCCCCAGGCGTTGTCCTTCGTGGCGCTGGTGGACGGCTACTTCCGGCTGACCACCGACTCCGGGCACTACTTCTGCAAGGAGGTGGCCCCGCCGCGGCTGCTGGAGGAGGCGGCCGAGCAGTGCCACGGCCCCATCAC CCTGGACTTCGCAGTCCACAAGCTGAAGGCCCAGGGCTCTCTCCCCGGCTCCTACGTCCTCCGCCGCAGCCCCCAGGATTTCGACAGCTTCCTGCTCACCGTCTGTGTTCAG ACACCCCTGGGCCCCGACTACAAAGGCTGCCTAGTCCGCCGCGACCCCACGGGCGCCTTCTCGCTGGCCGGCCTCGGGCggccccacagcagcctgggggagCTGCTGGCGGCCTGCCGGAGTGGGGGTCTGCGCGTGGACGGGGCCACGCTGACCCTCGGCTCCTGCTGCACCCCCAGACCCAGAG AGAAGTCCAACCTGATCGTGGTGCGGAGGGGCTGCGGGCCCGCGACCCCCGCCGATCCGCCCCAGGGCCTGCTGCACCCGCTCAGCCAGCTCACTTTCCACAAGGTCCCGGCCGACAGCCTGGAGTGG CACGAGAACCTGGGCCGCGGCTCCTTTACCAGCATCTTCCGCGGCTCCCGGCGCGAGGTGGTGGACGGGGCAGCGCGGCGAAGCGAGGTGCTGCTCAAAGTGGTGGACGCGCGGCACCGGCACTGCCTGGAG TCCTTCCTGGAAGCAGCCAGCCTGATGAGCCAGGTCTCCTTCCCGCATCTCGTGCTGCTGCACGGCGTGTGCATGGCCGGAGACA gcaCCATGGTCCAGGAGTTCGTGCCGCTGGGAGCCGTGGACACGTACCTGCGCAGGCACGGCCACCGGGTGCCAGCCAGCTGGAAGCTGCAGGTGGCCAAGCAGCTGGCCTACGCCCTCAACTACCTG GAGGACAGGGGCCTCACCCACGGCAACGTGTCGGCGCGCAAGGTGCTCCTGGCCCGGGAGGGGGCCGACGGGAGCCCCCCGTTCATCAAGCTCAACGACCCCGGGGTCAGCCCCACCGTGCTGAGCCGGGAGA TGCTCGCAGACAGGATCCCCTGGGTGGCCCCCGAGTGTCTGCAGGACCCGCAGGCCCTCGGCCTGGAGGCGGACAAGTGGGGCTTCGGGGCCACCATCTGGGAGGTGTTCAGCGGCGCCCCGATGCCCGTCAGCGCGCTGGAGCCGGCCGAG AAGCTGGACTTCTATGAGCAGCGGGGCTGCCTGCCCGCCCCGCCGTGGGCCGAGTTGGCCCTACTGATCGAGCAGTGCATGGACTACGCGCCGGGCCGGCGGCCGTCCTTCCGAGCCATCATCCGGGACCTCAACAGCCTCAGCACGTCTG ACTACGAGCTGCTCTCGGACCCCGCACCAGGCGCCCCGGGACCCCGCACCGGGCTGTGGGGCGGCACCCAGCTCCACGCCTGCCAGGACCCCACGGTCTTTGAGGAGAGGCACCTCAAGTTCATCTCACAGCTGGGcaag GGCCACTTCGGCAGCGTGGAGCTGTGCCGCTACGACCCGCTGGGCGACGACACGGGCGCGCTGGTGGCGGTGAAGCGGCTGCAGCACAGCGGTCCCGACCAGGAGCGCAGCTTCGCGCGCGAGATCCAGATCCTCAAGGCGCTGCACAGCGACTTCATCGTCAAGTACCGCGGCGTCAGCTACGGCCCGG gccgccAGAGCCTACGGCTGGTCATGGAGTACCTGCCTCGTGGCTGCCTGCGCGACTTCCTGCAGCGCCACCGCGCGCGCCTGGGCGCCGGCCGCCTGCTGCTGTACGCCTCCCAGATCTGCAAG GGCATGGAGTACCTGGGCTCCCGCCGCTGCGTGCACCGCGACCTGGCCGCGCGCAACATCCTGGTGGAGAGCGAGACGCACGTGAAGATCGCggacttcggcctggccaagcTGCTGCCGCTGGACAAGGACTACTACGTGGTCCGCGAGCCCGGCCAGAGCCCCATCTTCTG GTTCGCCCCCGAGTCGCTGGCGGACAACGTTTTCTCGCGCCAGTCGGACGTCTGGAGCTTCGGCGTCGTCCTGTACGAGCTGTTCACCTACAGCGACAAGAGCTGCAGCCCCTCGGCC GAGTTCCTGCGGATGATGGGGGGAGAGCGAGACGCCCCCGGCCTCTGCCGCCTCCTGGAGCTGCTGGCTGAGGGCCAGAGGCTGCCGGCGCCGCCCGCCTGCCCGGCCGAG GTCCAGGAGATCATGCAGCTGTGCTGGGCCGCCAGCCCCCAGGACCGGCCGCCCTTCAGCGCCCTGGGGCCCCGGCTGGATGCGCTGTGGAGTGGGAGCCCGGGGTAG
- the LOC133749836 gene encoding insulin-like 3 — protein MDPCPPVWALLLLLLLPAVVSPLSPAPAPGAPERLCGHHFVRALVRVCGGPRWSPEAAQPVAAGDRDLLRWLEGPHLLHALAAADGDAQPPPQGSRRRRAAGDNPALRCCLRGCDRQDLVSLCPH, from the exons ATGGACCCCTGCCCGCCGGTCtgggcgctgctgctgctgctgctgctgccagccgTGGTGTCGCCGCTGAGCCCCGCGCCAGCCCCGGGCGCGCCCGAGAGGCTGTGCGGCCACCACTTCGTGCGCGCCCTGGTGCGCGTGTGCGGGGGCCCGCGCTGGTCCCCCGAGGCCGCCCAGCCCGTGGCTGCCGGCGATC GGGACCTGCTGCGGTGGCTGGAGGGCCCGCACCTCCTCCACGCACTGGCGGCGGCCGACGGCGACGcgcagcccccgccccagggctcTCGGCGCCGCCGCGCAGCAGGGGACAACCCCGCGCTCCGGTGCTGCCTCCGCGGCTGCGACCGCCAGGACCTGGTGTCTCTGTGCCCCCACTGA
- the B3GNT3 gene encoding N-acetyllactosaminide beta-1,3-N-acetylglucosaminyltransferase 3: MRCPRPLRADAGLLLAVGALALLVLLGLHVAPPGCPAAEPPRAPREAPTRPTAASPPRPAPCVANASVAAHPEFKAQPAHVRDFLLYRHCRAFPLLQDAPRDKCAGPVFLLLAIKSSPGNYERRELVRRTWGRERRVRGAQLRRLFLVGTAASAHEARKVNRLLALEAEAHGDILQWAFHDSFFNLTLKQVLFLEWQGRRCADASFVLNGDDDVFAHTDNMVAYLQSQDPGHHLFVGHLIRNVGPIRAPWSKYFVPRLVMAQERYPPYCGGGGFLLSRFTATALRRAAPTLDLFPIDDVFLGMCLQRAGLEPASHSGVRTGGLRAPSAAHSSFDPCFYRELLLVHRFLPYELLLMWEALNQPDLACGRRARIY, translated from the exons ATGCGCTGCCCGCGGCCCCTGCGCGCGGACGCGGGCCTTCTGCTGGCCGTGGGCGCCCTGGCGCTCCTGGTGCTGCTGGGCCTGCACGTGGCGCCGCCAGGCTGCCCGGCCGCGGAGCCGCCGCGCGCCCCCCGCGAGGCGCCCACGCGGCCCACGGCGGCCTCGCCCCCGCGCCCGGCGCCCTGCGTGGCCAACGCGTCGGTGGCGGCGCACCCCGAGTTCAAGGCGCAGCCGGCGCACGTGCGCGACTTCCTGCTCTACCGGCACTGCCGCGCCTTCCCGCTGCTGCAGGACGCCCCGCGCGACAAGTGCGCCGGGCCCGTGTTCCTGCTGCTCGCCATCAAGTCCTCGCCCGGCAACTACGAGCGCCGCGAGCTCGTCCGCCGCACCTGGGGCCGCGAGCGGCGCGTGCGGGGCGCGCAGCTGCGCCGCCTCTTCCTCGTGGGCACGGCGGCCAGCGCGCACGAGGCCCGCAAGGTGAACCGGCTGCTGGCGCTGGAGGCGGAGGCGCACGGCGACATCCTGCAGTGGGCCTTCCACGACTCCTTCTTCAACCTCACGCTCAAGCAg GTGCTGTTCCTGGAGTGGCAGGGCCGAAGGTGCGCGGACGCCAGCTTCGTGCTGAACGGCGACGACGATGTGTTTGCCCACACGGACAACATGGTGGCCTACCTGCAGAGCCAGGACCCCGGCCACCACCTCTTCGTGGGCCACCTCATCCGGAACGTGGGCCCCATCCGCGCGCCCTGGAGCAAGTACTTCGTGCCCAGGCTGGTGATGGCGCAGGAGCGCTACCCGCCCtactgcggcggcggcggcttcctGCTCTCGCGCTTCACGGCCACCGCGCTGCGCCGCGCCGCGCCCACGCTCGACCTCTTCCCCATCGATGATGTCTTCCTGGGCATGTgcctgcagcgcgccggcctcgaGCCCGCCTCGCACAGCGGCGTGCGCACGGGCGGCCTGCGCGCGCCCTCCGCCGCCCACTCCTCCTTCGACCCCTGCTTCTACCGGGAGCTGCTGCTCGTGCATCGCTTCCTGCCCTACGAGCTCCTGCTCATGTGGGAGGCGCTCAACCAGCCTGACCTGGCCTGCGGCCGCCGGGCCCGCATCTACTGA
- the FCHO1 gene encoding F-BAR domain only protein 1, whose amino-acid sequence MSYFGEHFWGEKNQGFEVLYQGVKQGPASTKELADFIRERATIEETYSKAMAKLSKLASNGSPMGTFGPLWEVFRVSSDKLALCHLELTRKLQDLTKDVLHYGEEQLRTHKKCKEEALGTLDAVQVLAGVSQLLPKARENYLSRCMDQERLRRESGSQREVDKAETKTKKAAEGLRRSVEKYNTARADFERKMAESALRFQAMEETHLRHMKTLLGSYAHAVEDTHVQIGQVHEEFKQNVENVSVETLLRKFAESRGTGRERPGALDFEAYSAAALQEAMKRLRGAKAFRLPGLSRRERETRAAVDSLEPDSGTCPEVDEEGFTVRPDLTQSSAGEPARSSSSDSDFDDEEPRKFCVHIRPAAARAPPCSPAAAAAQLRATAGGLILPPGPAGTMRRPPARDAAAKPQRPRSAPRSSSCAEKPPADEQVPKSLFGPPLESAFDHEDFTGSSGLGLTSSPSPFSSSSPENVEDSGLDSPPPAATGPSPESWVPRPGTPQSPPTCRVPPPDSPQHHAPCSGPWGPEPGSADLTPAPAEGTARRSRKKAPHPLARSNGDLSRSLSPSPLGPAAERPGVSHPGHGVSRGPSPVVLGSHDALPVATAFTEYVHACFGGPSPSCLARVTGELTMTFPAGIVRVFSGTPPPPVLSFRLTHAACIEHFQPNAELLFSDPSQSDPETKDFWLNMAALTEALQRQAEQNPAASYHNLVLLRYQFSRPGPQCSPLHLSAQWQCGATLTQVSVEYGYRPGATAVPTPLTNVQILLPVAEPVTGVRLQPAATWNLDEKRLVWKLPDVSEAGGSGRLSASWEPLSGPSTPSPVAAQFTSEGATLSGVDVELVGSGYRMSLIKRRFATGMYVVSS is encoded by the exons ATGTCGTACTTCGGCGAGCATTTTTGG GGCGAGAAGAACCAGGGCTTCGAGGTCCTGTACCAGGGCGTGAAGCAGGGGCCTGCGTCCACCAAGGAGCTGGCCGACTTCATCCGCGAGAG GGCCACCATCGAGGAGACCTACTCGAAGGCCATGGCAAAGCTTTCCAAGCTAGCCAGCAACGGGTCGCCCATGGG GACCTTCGGGCCGCTCTGGGAGGTGTTCCGCGTGTCCTCCGACAAGCTGGCCCTGTGCCATCTGGAGCTGACGCGCAAGCTGCAGGACCTCACCAAGGACGTGCTGCACTACGGCGAGGAGCAGCTGCGCACGCACAagaag TGCAAGGAGGAGGCGCTGGGCACCCTGGACGCCGTGCAGGTGCTGGCCGGCGTCAGCCAGCTGCTGCCCAAAGCCCGGGAGAACTACCTGAGCCGCTGCATGGACCAGGAGCGCCTGCGCAGGGAGAGCGGCAGCCAGAGGGAGGTGGACAAG gcagaaACGAAAACCAAGAAGGCGGCCGAGGGCCTGCGGCGCTCCGTGGAGAAGTACAACACAGCGCGGGCCGACTTCGAGCGGAAGATGGCAGAGTCGGCACTG CGGTTCCAAGCCATGGAGGAGACGCACCTGCGGCACATGAAGACGTTGCTGGGCTCCTACGCACACGCGGTGGAGGACACGCACGTGCAGATCGGGCAG GTGCACGAGGAGTTCAAGCAGAACGTGGAGAACGTGAGCGTGGAGACGCTGCTGCGCAAGTTCGCGGAGAGCCGGGGCACGGGCCGGGAGCGGCCGG GGGCGCTGGACTTTGAGGCCTACAGCGCGGCCGCCCTGCAGGAAG CAATGAAGCGCCTGCGCGGAGCCAAGGCCTTCCGCCTTCCGGGACTCAGCCGGCGGGAGCGGGAGACGCGCGCGGCCGT AGACTCCCTGGAGCCGGACTCTGGG acctGTCCCGAGGTGGACGAAGAGGGTTTCACCGTCCGGCCTGACCTGACCCAGAGCA GCGCGGGCGAGCCGGCCCGCTCCTCATCCAGCGACTCGGACTTCGACGACGAGGAGCCGCGCAAGTTCTGCGTGCACATCCGACCCGCTGCGGCCCGCGCGCCCCCCTGCAGCCCAGCGGCCGCGGCGGCGCAACTCCGGGCCACGGCCGGCGGCCTCATCCTCCCCCCAGGGCCAGCG GGCACCATGAGGCGCCCCCCTGCGC GCGACGCTGCCGCAAAGCCCCAGAGGCCGCGGTCCGCCCCGCGGAGCAGCAG CTGTGCCGAGAAGCCACCCGCTGATGAGCAGGTGCCCAAGAGCTTGTTCGGGCCGCCGCTGGAGTCGGCCTTTGACCATGAAGATTTTACAG GCTCCAGCGGCCTGGGCCTCacatccagcccctcccccttctcctcttcGTCCCCGGAGAACGTGGAGGACTCGGGCCTGGACTCCCCGCCCCCCGCGGCTACGGGGCCCTCCCCGGAGTCCTGGGTCCCCCGCCCGGGCACCCCGCAGAGCCCGCCCACCTGCAGGGTGCCGCCCCCGGACTCGCCCCAGCACCACGCCCCTTGCTCAGGGCCCTGGGGGCCCGAGCCTGGGTCCGCAG ACCTGACACCCGCACCTGCCGAGGGCACCGCTCGGAGGTCCCGCAAGAAGGCGCCCCACCCCCTCGCTCGCAGCAATGGAGACCTG TCTCgctccctgagcccctccccgCTGGGCCCTGCAGCTGAGCGGCCTGGAGTCTCCCACCCGGGGCACG GCGTCTCCCGCGGCCCGAGCCCCGTGGTCCTGGGCTCCCACGACGCGCTGCCCGTGGCCACAGCGTTCACCGAGTACGTGCACGCCTGCTTcggcggccccagccccag CTGCCTGGCGCGAGTGACCGGCGAGCTGACCATGACCTTCCCCGCGGGCATCGTGCGCGTGTTCAGCGGGACCCCGCCCCCGCCTGTGCTCAGCTTCCGGCTCACCCACGCCGCCTGCATCGAGCACTTCCAGCCCAACGCAGAGCTGCTGTTCAG CGACCCTTCCCAGAGCGACCCCGAGACCAAAGACTTCTGGCTGAACATGGCGGCGCTGACGGAGGCCCTGCAGCGCCAGGCGGAGCAGAACCCCGCGGCCTCTTATCACAACCTGGTGCTGCTGCGGTACCAG TTCTCCCGGCCCGGGCCCCAGTGCTCGCCCCTGCACCTGAGCGCCCAGTGGCAGTGCGGGGCGACACTCACGCAGGTCTCCGTGGAGTACGGCTACCGGCCGGGCGCCACAGCCGTGCCCACGCCGCTCACCAACGTCCAGATCCTGCTGCCGGTGGCCGAGCCGGTGACCGGCGTCCGCCTGCAGCCGGCCGCCACCTG GAACCTGGACGAGAAGCGGCTCGTGTGGAAGCTTCCAGACGTGTCCGAGGCGGGGG GCTCGGGCCGCCTGTCCGCCAGCTGGGAGCCGCTGTCAGGGCCCAGCACGCCCAGCCCCGTGGCCGCACAGTTCACCAGCGAGGGGGCCACGTTGTCCGGAGTGGACGTGGAACTGGTGGGCAGCGGCTACCGCATGTCACTCATCAAGAGAAGATTCGCCACAG GGATGTACGTGGTCAGTTCCTGA
- the MAP1S gene encoding microtubule-associated protein 1S, translated as MAAAAAAGSAAAGAPSSLLLVVGGECGSPGLLAYVLEELERGIRSWGADGGVRSLDEELKVFVSRHSATFSSIVKGQRSLHHRGDALETLVLLNPSDKSLCDELRNLLLDPAPHKLLVLAGPCLEETGELLLQTGGFSPHHFLQVLEDKEIQDILASTPPPVDPATLTVTCPTFGDWVRLAPALPGLQGALRLRLRLNPPLPGPPPPPPASEGLREFLDYLAESLEPPSPFELLEPPSSGGFLRLARPCCYVFPGGLGDAAFFAVNGFTVLVNGGSNPKATFWKLVRHLDRVDAVLVTHAGADSLPGLNSLLRRKLAERREGAAAGGAAGSWDDRLRRLISPALGVVFLNARAAASRLVGGVDEAEQALSLLAQLGVTPLALSRGPLPAKPLVLFEKMGVGRLDLYVLHPPAAEPAPAAASVCALLVWHPAGPADKLVRVLFPGCTPPARVLDGLGRLQHLGFLREPVVTPQDLDGPPRAASRESLGARDGRPGPERPAAAPRRAEKDARPARDAKKDLKAAGPRPQPQPREVRRAASAAPGLKKSTPQAAPKPRRAAHAPQPLQNGPHSARGGGEASSPPPAPACPSPAPPPSAVPSRESSSLELELSAAPEERPLELPLSAGSPRPRTPSPAETHASPAEGSARLSLSPLRPGEAGPDASPTVTTPTLTTPSLPAEVGSPHSTEVDESLSVSFEQALPPASAPGEAGLSLPLRGPLARRSASPHDVDLCLVSPCEFEHRKAVPLAPSPGSSNDSSARSQERAGAPGAEETPPTSVSESLPTLSDSDPLPAAPGAADSDEDTEGLGAGPRRDPLPEPLKVPLPLPNPPSLCMVDPETLPPRSARPPEDAARARKAPARPASRTTAPKATPATGAKSKGLAAGERAGRPLSARSEPSDKGGRAPLARKSSAPKTATRAPTGPAGSRSGGSAAAPGSPVYLDLAYLPSGSGARLVDEEFFRRVRALCYVISGQDQRREEGMRAVLDALLAGKERWDRELQVTLIPTFDSAAMHRWYEDTHGRHQALGVTVLGSNSMVSMQDEAFPACKVEF; from the exons atggcggcggcggcggcggccgggtcCGCGGCGGCGGGGGCGCCCAGCTCGCTGCTGCTCGTGGTGGGCGGCGAGTGCGGGTCCCCGGGGCTCTTGGCCTACGTCCTGGAGGAGCTGGAGCGAG gCATCCGGTCCTGGGGCGCCGATGGCGGCGTCCGCAGCCTGGACGAGGAGCTCAAGGTCTTCGTGTCCCGGCACTCGGCTACCTTCTCCAGCATCGTGAAGG gccagcgCAGCCTGCATCACCGCGGGGATGCCCTGGAGACCCTGGTGCTCCTGAACCCCTCGGACAAGTCCCTGTGCGATGAG CTCCGGAACCTGCTGCTGGACCCCGCCCCGCACAAGCTGCTGGTGCTGGCCGGGCCCTGCCTGGAGGAGACCGGGGAGCTGCTGCTGCAGACGGGGGGCTTCTCGCCCCaccacttcctccaggtcctggAAGACAAAGAG ATCCAAGACATCCTGGCCTCCACGCCGCCGCCTGTAGACCCGGCCACCCTCACGGTCACCTGCCCGACCTTCGGGGACTGGGTGCGGCTGGCCCCCGCGCTGCCGGGCCTCCAGGGGGCGCTGCGGCTGCGTCTGCGGCTCAACCCGCCGCtgccggggccgccgccgccgccgccggcctccGAGGGCCTGCGCGAGTTCCTGGACTACCTGGCCGAGTCGCTGGAGCCGCCGTCCCCCTTCGAGCTGCTGGAGCCGCCGTCCTCCGGGGGCTTCCTCCGGCTTGCGCGGCCCTGCTGCTACGTGTTCCCCGGCGGCCTGGGCGACGCCGCCTTCTTCGCCGTGAACGGCTTCACCGTGCTGGTGAACGGCGGCTCGAACCCCAAAGCCACCTTCTGGAAGCTGGTGCGGCACCTGGACCGCGTGGACGCCGTGCTGGTGACGCACGCGGGCGCCGACAGCCTGCCCGGCCTCAACAGCCTGCTGCGCCGCAAGCTGGCCGAGCGGCGcgagggggcggcggcgggcggcgccgCGGGCTCCTGGGACGACCGCCTGCGCCGCCTCATCTCGCCCGCGCTGGGCGTGGTCTTCCTGAACGCGCGCGCCGCCGCCTCGCGCCTGGTGGGCGGTGTGGACGAGGCGGAGCAGGCGCTGAGCCTGCTGGCGCAGCTGGGCGTGACGCCGCTGGCACTGAGCCGCGGGCCGCTGCCGGCCAAGCCGCTGGTGCTGTTCGAGAAGATGGGCGTGGGCCGCCTGGACCTGTACGTGCTGCACCCGCCCGCCGCCGAGCCCGCGCCGGCCGCCGCCTCCGTGTGCGCCCTGCTCGTGTGGCACCCGGCCGGGCCCGCCGACAAGCTGGTGCGCGTGCTCTTCCCGGGCTGCACGCCGCCCGCCCGCGTGCTCGACGGCCTgggccgcctgcagcacctgggCTTCCTGCGCGAGCCTGTGGTGACGCCTCAGGACCTGGACGGGCCGCCGCGCGCCGCCAGCAGGGAGAGCCTGGGCGCCCGCGACGGCCGGCCCGGCCCGGAGCGCCCCGCGGCGGCCCCGCGCAGGGCGGAGAAGGACGCCAGGCCCGCCCGAGACGCCAAGAAGGACCTCAAGGCCGCGGGCCCCAGgccgcagccccagccccgggaggTGCGCCGGGCCGCCTCCGCCGCGCCCGGCCTCAAGAAATCCACACCCCAGGCGGCTCCCAagccgcgccgcgccgcccacgcgccccagccactgcagaacGGACCCCACAGCgcccgcggcggcggcgaggCCAGCAGCCCCCCGCCCGCACCGGcctgcccctccccggccccgccgccgtcCGCCGTCCCCAGCCGGGagagcagcagcctggagctAGAGCTGAGCGCGGCCCCCGAGGAGAGGCCGCTGGAGCTGCCCTTGAGCGCCGGCTCCCCGCGGCCGCGCACGCCCTCGCCCGCCGAGACCCACGCGAGCCCGGCCGAGGGCAGCGCGCGGCTGTCGCTGAGCCCGCTGCGGCCTGGGGAGGCGGGGCCCGACGCCTCGCCCACCGTGACCACGCCCACGCTGACCACGCCCTCGCTGCCCGCGGAGGTGGGCTCCCCGCACTCCACGGAGGTGGACGAGTCGCTGTCCGTGTCCTTTGAGCAGGCGCTGCCGCCGGCCAGCGCGCCGGGCGAGGCGGGGCTGAGTCTCCCGCTGCGCGGGCCCCTCGCGCGCCGCTCGGCCTCCCCGCACGACGTGGACCTATGCCTCGTGTCGCCCTGCGAGTTCGAGCACCGCAAGGCTGTGCCGCTGGCGCCCTCCCCGGGCAGCTCCAACGACAGCAGCGCGCGCTCCCAGGAGCGTGCGGGCGCGCCCGGGGCCGAGGAGACGCCGCCGACCTCGGTCAGCGAGTCCCTGCCCACGCTGTCCGACTCGGACCCCCTGCCCGCCGCCCCCGGCGCCGCCGACTCGGACGAGGACAcggagggcctgggggcgggcCCTCGCCGCGACCCTCTGCCCGAGCCGCTCAAGGTGCCGCTGCCGCTGCCCAACCCACCCAGCCTCTGCATGGTGGACCCCGAGACGCTGCCGCCCAGGTCGGCCCGGCCGCCGGAGGACGCGGCCCGCGCGCGCAAGGCCCCGGCCCGGCCAGCCTCCCGCACCACCGCGCCCAAGGCCACACCCGCGACCGGCGCCAAGAGCAAGGGGCTGGCGGCCGGGGAGCGCGCCGGCCGGCCGCTCAGCGCCCGCAGCGAGCCCAGCGACAAGGGAGGTCGGGCGCCCCTGGCCAGGAAGTCCTCGGCCCCCAAGACGGCCACCCGCGCCCCTACCG GCCCCGCCGGCAGCCGGTCTGGTGGCTCCGCCGCCGCACCCGGCTCCCCAGTCTACCTGGACCTGGCCTACCTGCCCAGCGGGAGCGGCGCGCGCCTGGTGGACGAGGAGTTCTTCCGGCGCGTGCGCGCGCTCTGCTACGTCATCAGCGGCCAGGACCAGCGCAGGGAGGAGGGGATGCGCGCCGTGCTGGACGCGCTGCTGGCCGGCAAGGAGCGGTGGGACCGCGAGCTGCAG GTGACCCTGATCCCCACCTTCGACTCAGCGGCCATGCACCGCTGGTACGAGGACACGCACGGCCGGCACCAGGCGCTGGGCGTCACGGTGCTGGGCAGCAACAGCATGGTGTCCATGCAGGACGAGGCCTTCCCCGCCTGCAAGGTCGAGTTCTAG